CCGTATCCAGGCCCATGCTGCGCGCGCTACCCGCCAAGGTGCGCACTGCGGCATCCATATCGGCAGCCGTCAGATCCGGCATCTTGGTGGTAGCGATCTGCTCAAGCTGGGCCCGCGTGACCTTGCCGACCTTGACACTGTTCGGTGTCTTGCTGCCGCTGGTGATGCCGGCGGCCTTCTTGAGCAGGATCGAGGCAGGCGGTGTCTTGGTGATAAAGGTGAAGCTGCGATCGGCGTAGACTGTAATGACCACCGGCAACGGCAAGCCCGGCTCCACCCCTTGTGTCTGGGCGTTAAAAGCCTTGCAGAATTCCATGATGTTGACACCACGTTGGCCCAGCGCGGGACCCACGGGTGGACTGGGGTTGGCCTGACCGGCCTTGACCTGCAACTTGATGTAGGCCTCGATTTTCTTTGCCATGACAAACTCCTAATGTGGGTGATAACGCCTTGCGGCTCCCCTGTTAAAAACAGCGCTGAGTGACAAGTTGCTAGTAGCGAGGAAGAGCTTTTACTAGAAACTCGCTACTCGCTACTAGCCTTTTTCTACCTGCCCAAACTCCAGTTCGACGGGCGTTGAGCGGCCAAAAATCAATACGGCAACACGCAGCCGGTTCTTTTCGTAATTAACTTCCTCTACCACACCGCTGAAGTCATTAAACGGTCCATCAGTCACCCGCACTACCTCACCCGGCTCAAACAGCACCTTGGGCCGCGGCTTGTCGACGCCCTCATGCACGCGTTGCAGTATCGCCTGCGCCTCTTTCTCGGTAATCGGAGCGGGCTTGTCGCTGGTGCCGCCGATAAAACCCATCACCTTCGGCACATCCTTGACCAGATGCCAGGCGGCATCGTCCATCTCCATCTGTACCAGCACATAGCCAGGAAAAAACTTGCGGTCACTCTTGCGCTTTTGGCCCTCGCGCATCTCGACTACTTCCTCGGTTGGCACCAGTATCTCGCCAA
This genomic interval from Gammaproteobacteria bacterium contains the following:
- the rplK gene encoding 50S ribosomal protein L11, translated to MAKKIEAYIKLQVKAGQANPSPPVGPALGQRGVNIMEFCKAFNAQTQGVEPGLPLPVVITVYADRSFTFITKTPPASILLKKAAGITSGSKTPNSVKVGKVTRAQLEQIATTKMPDLTAADMDAAVRTLAGSARSMGLDTEI
- the nusG gene encoding transcription termination/antitermination protein NusG; translation: MALRWYVVHAYSGFENQVVTSLKERIVRGGMQDKFGEILVPTEEVVEMREGQKRKSDRKFFPGYVLVQMEMDDAAWHLVKDVPKVMGFIGGTSDKPAPITEKEAQAILQRVHEGVDKPRPKVLFEPGEVVRVTDGPFNDFSGVVEEVNYEKNRLRVAVLIFGRSTPVELEFGQVEKG